From the genome of Drosophila melanogaster chromosome 2L, one region includes:
- the Gpdh1 gene encoding Glycerol-3-phosphate dehydrogenase 1, isoform F, protein MADKVNVCIVGSGNWGSAIAKIVGANAAALPEFEERVTMFVYEELIDGKKLTEIINETHENVKYLKGHKLPPNVVAVPDLVEAAKNADILIFVVPHQFIPNFCKQLLGKIKPNAIAISLIKGFDKAEGGGIDLISHIITRHLKIPCAVLMGANLANEVAEGNFCETTIGCTDKKYGKVLRDLFQANHFRVVVVDDADAVEVCGALKNIVACGAGFVDGLKLGDNTKAAVIRLGLMEMIRFVDVFYPGSKLSTFFESCGVADLITTCYGGRNRRVSEAFVTSGKTIEELEKEMLNGQKLQGPPTAEEVNYMLKNKGLEDKFPLFTAIHKICTNQLKPNDLIDCIRNHPEHMDTSIMPSPKL, encoded by the exons atgGCGGATAAAGTAAATGTGTGCATTGTGGGCTCCGGCAACTG GGGTTCGGCCATAGCGAAAATCGTGGGCGCCAATGCCGCCGCTCTGCCGGAGTTCGAGGAGCGTGTGACGATGTTCGTCTACGAGGAGCTCATCGATGGCAAGAAGCTGACGGAGATTATCAACGAGACGCACGAGAACGTCAAGTACCTGAAAGGACACAAGCTGCCCCCGAATGTG GTTGCCGTGCCCGACCTGGTTGAGGCCGCCAAGAACGCTGACATCCTGATCTTCGTGGTGCCCCACCAGTTCATTCCCAACTTCTGCAAACAGCTACTGGGCAAGATTAAGCCAAATGCCATCGCTATCTCCCTGATCAAGGGCTTCGACAAGGCCGAGGGCGGCGGCATCGATCTGATCTCGCATATAATCACGCGTCACCTGAAG ATCCCATGCGCCGTGTTGATGGGCGCAAACCTGGCCAACGAGGTGGCTGAGGGCAACTTCTGCGAAACGACAATCGGCTGCACGGACAAGAAGTATGGCAAGGTGCTGCGCGATCTCTTCCAGGCGAACCACTTCCGCGTGGTGGTCGTGGACGATGCTGATGCCGTGGAGGTTTGCGGTGCCCTCAAGAACATCGTGGCCTGCGGCGCTGGCTTTGTTGATGGCCTCAAGCTGGGCGACAACACCAAGGCGGCTGTCATCCGGCTGGGCCTCATGGAGATGATTCGCTTCGTGGACGTCTTCTATCCCGGAAGCAAGCTGTCCACCTTCTTCGAGAGCTGCGGCGTGGCCGATCTGATCACGACGTGTTACG GTGGCCGTAACCGCCGCGTCTCTGAGGCGTTTGTGACTTCTGGAAAAACCATTgaggagctggagaaggaAATGCTCAACGGCCAGAAGCTGCAGGGCCCACCCACTGCCGAGGAGGTCAACTACATGCTGAAGAACAAGGGTCTGGAGGACAA ATTCCCCCTGTTCACGGCTATTCACAAAATATGCACAAATCAGCTCAAGCctaatgatttaattgattgCATACGCAATCACCCTGAGCATAT ggATACGTCCATCATGCCGTCGCCAAAACTTTAA
- the Gpdh1 gene encoding Glycerol-3-phosphate dehydrogenase 1, isoform G, which translates to MADKVNVCIVGSGNWGSAIAKIVGANAAALPEFEERVTMFVYEELIDGKKLTEIINETHENVKYLKGHKLPPNVVAVPDLVEAAKNADILIFVVPHQFIPNFCKQLLGKIKPNAIAISLIKGFDKAEGGGIDLISHIITRHLKIPCAVLMGANLANEVAEGNFCETTIGCTDKKYGKVLRDLFQANHFRVVVVDDADAVEVCGALKNIVACGAGFVDGLKLGDNTKAAVIRLGLMEMIRFVDVFYPGSKLSTFFESCGVADLITTCYGGRNRRVSEAFVTSGKTIEELEKEMLNGQKLQGPPTAEEVNYMLKNKGLEDKFPLFTAIHKICTNQLKPNDLIDCIRNHPEHMQNL; encoded by the exons atgGCGGATAAAGTAAATGTGTGCATTGTGGGCTCCGGCAACTG GGGTTCGGCCATAGCGAAAATCGTGGGCGCCAATGCCGCCGCTCTGCCGGAGTTCGAGGAGCGTGTGACGATGTTCGTCTACGAGGAGCTCATCGATGGCAAGAAGCTGACGGAGATTATCAACGAGACGCACGAGAACGTCAAGTACCTGAAAGGACACAAGCTGCCCCCGAATGTG GTTGCCGTGCCCGACCTGGTTGAGGCCGCCAAGAACGCTGACATCCTGATCTTCGTGGTGCCCCACCAGTTCATTCCCAACTTCTGCAAACAGCTACTGGGCAAGATTAAGCCAAATGCCATCGCTATCTCCCTGATCAAGGGCTTCGACAAGGCCGAGGGCGGCGGCATCGATCTGATCTCGCATATAATCACGCGTCACCTGAAG ATCCCATGCGCCGTGTTGATGGGCGCAAACCTGGCCAACGAGGTGGCTGAGGGCAACTTCTGCGAAACGACAATCGGCTGCACGGACAAGAAGTATGGCAAGGTGCTGCGCGATCTCTTCCAGGCGAACCACTTCCGCGTGGTGGTCGTGGACGATGCTGATGCCGTGGAGGTTTGCGGTGCCCTCAAGAACATCGTGGCCTGCGGCGCTGGCTTTGTTGATGGCCTCAAGCTGGGCGACAACACCAAGGCGGCTGTCATCCGGCTGGGCCTCATGGAGATGATTCGCTTCGTGGACGTCTTCTATCCCGGAAGCAAGCTGTCCACCTTCTTCGAGAGCTGCGGCGTGGCCGATCTGATCACGACGTGTTACG GTGGCCGTAACCGCCGCGTCTCTGAGGCGTTTGTGACTTCTGGAAAAACCATTgaggagctggagaaggaAATGCTCAACGGCCAGAAGCTGCAGGGCCCACCCACTGCCGAGGAGGTCAACTACATGCTGAAGAACAAGGGTCTGGAGGACAA ATTCCCCCTGTTCACGGCTATTCACAAAATATGCACAAATCAGCTCAAGCctaatgatttaattgattgCATACGCAATCACCCTGAGCATAT GCAAAATTTGTAA
- the Gpdh1 gene encoding Glycerol-3-phosphate dehydrogenase 1, isoform A: MADKVNVCIVGSGNWGSAIAKIVGANAAALPEFEERVTMFVYEELIDGKKLTEIINETHENVKYLKGHKLPPNVVAVPDLVEAAKNADILIFVVPHQFIPNFCKQLLGKIKPNAIAISLIKGFDKAEGGGIDLISHIITRHLKIPCAVLMGANLANEVAEGNFCETTIGCTDKKYGKVLRDLFQANHFRVVVVDDADAVEVCGALKNIVACGAGFVDGLKLGDNTKAAVIRLGLMEMIRFVDVFYPGSKLSTFFESCGVADLITTCYGGRNRRVSEAFVTSGKTIEELEKEMLNGQKLQGPPTAEEVNYMLKNKGLEDKFPLFTAIHKICTNQLKPNDLIDCIRNHPEHM, translated from the exons atgGCGGATAAAGTAAATGTGTGCATTGTGGGCTCCGGCAACTG GGGTTCGGCCATAGCGAAAATCGTGGGCGCCAATGCCGCCGCTCTGCCGGAGTTCGAGGAGCGTGTGACGATGTTCGTCTACGAGGAGCTCATCGATGGCAAGAAGCTGACGGAGATTATCAACGAGACGCACGAGAACGTCAAGTACCTGAAAGGACACAAGCTGCCCCCGAATGTG GTTGCCGTGCCCGACCTGGTTGAGGCCGCCAAGAACGCTGACATCCTGATCTTCGTGGTGCCCCACCAGTTCATTCCCAACTTCTGCAAACAGCTACTGGGCAAGATTAAGCCAAATGCCATCGCTATCTCCCTGATCAAGGGCTTCGACAAGGCCGAGGGCGGCGGCATCGATCTGATCTCGCATATAATCACGCGTCACCTGAAG ATCCCATGCGCCGTGTTGATGGGCGCAAACCTGGCCAACGAGGTGGCTGAGGGCAACTTCTGCGAAACGACAATCGGCTGCACGGACAAGAAGTATGGCAAGGTGCTGCGCGATCTCTTCCAGGCGAACCACTTCCGCGTGGTGGTCGTGGACGATGCTGATGCCGTGGAGGTTTGCGGTGCCCTCAAGAACATCGTGGCCTGCGGCGCTGGCTTTGTTGATGGCCTCAAGCTGGGCGACAACACCAAGGCGGCTGTCATCCGGCTGGGCCTCATGGAGATGATTCGCTTCGTGGACGTCTTCTATCCCGGAAGCAAGCTGTCCACCTTCTTCGAGAGCTGCGGCGTGGCCGATCTGATCACGACGTGTTACG GTGGCCGTAACCGCCGCGTCTCTGAGGCGTTTGTGACTTCTGGAAAAACCATTgaggagctggagaaggaAATGCTCAACGGCCAGAAGCTGCAGGGCCCACCCACTGCCGAGGAGGTCAACTACATGCTGAAGAACAAGGGTCTGGAGGACAA ATTCCCCCTGTTCACGGCTATTCACAAAATATGCACAAATCAGCTCAAGCctaatgatttaattgattgCATACGCAATCACCCTGAGCATATGTAA